The genomic interval ACTGTGTTCacaatttatttatcttgttcccacaacatacaaacaatatataatCTTGGAGTTCAGGGGTGTTGGGCCAAATGTAACAAGAtatcacaaataaagaaattaagaTCAAATGAAAGGATTTATTTACTACAGGTGTAAATGTAATTGTTCCCAAACATTACTGATTAGAGCATTTAGAAAATGATCAGACATATAACTGTGCTTACAACAATACTGATCCGGTATTCTGAGTGTGACCCTTCACAATGAGGTCAGCCTGTGTAATGTCATATAGCTGCACTACATAAGACAAGGCTGTGCTGTGGAGCCTGAATGCTAATGTCATGAGTATCGCTCTTTATCATGGATATTTGAACATATAAACAGTATATAGGTTATGTATCGCTCAGCTGGTTGAATGGAGCACCCGCTCGGCAGTGTCTAATGGCGGTGATCTtagattataaaataaaatctaaaaagttTAACAACTATTCTCTGTATAAGATACACGCCGAATTGTAGTGGGACTCTTAAAGTATTATGCAAAGTTGCCAGTGCGGCTCTCATAACAGAGTATGTTTGATAATCAAACGGCGAATTAAAAAGTGACGAAGATTAGAATGAAGACTGGTGTTAGTGGCGCAGGTGTCTCCCCATAGAGCCACTAAAGTTAGAGCAGGAGCAGTTAAAGAATACATGAGAAATAAAAGACTCCTCTTACCGCTCTGAGCTTTAATTCAACCACCACTTTCAGAGCTTTTCGAGACATTGGAGCTTCCGGTCTGAGCCACAGCTTCTCTCCCGGTTCGGCGTCTCCTTACCTTGTTACCCTGGTTACTTCAACTTCCGGGTTTAGTGGCTAGAGCAACAACGGCTGTCCTGCCCATTTGTAAATATCTTCTCGCAGTCGCATTTTGTCATattcatattgtatatatttgtgaTGGATGAATGATTGAGATGGATGAATAGcaaaaatggatggatggatggaaggattcAATTAATTTATATCCATTAATATATCGCACATAGCATTTCGTAATCATTCATTTTGGATGCATACCTgcctatatatttttaatagtctacatatgcacatatatatgtataagtCTAATTCAATATCCCCTATACTaaagcacaaacacagtaaatgaATTTCCACAGCGTAGGaccaataaagttttatcttatcatatTTTGTCGGGATATAGAATACTATACGGTCAAAAATTCCAGGAATCATTAAGAGTGAAACCAGAGGTCAAGTGTTTACTTTGTCTTGTATTAaatcttttctttgaaaaagtTCCATTTGGCACAGGTGTGGCAgctcaaaaaataaaacttcagtaAACCGTATGCCCTTGAATGTGATAGCAATACTCTGCCAGAAGTTacagcaaaactgaaaatgtcaaaagttcATTAACTTGAACAGTGTAATTGACAGTTGGaacaaaatacaattttaaataaatatttagtaaaaaccccaaaaaagtattttgaaaTTTTCAAGACAAATATAAATCCAACCACTTTCATTTGCCTCTTCTTCTCCGTAGTATTCAACGTTAGAACTCTGATTGCAATTGTCCATTCAGGCAGAGTTTTAGGTTCTTTTCTCAGTTTGCTCTGTTGTGTCGGGGTCCGGCTCTGAGCCtgaatcttcctcctctttttcctgaACAGTCGTTCCATCCTTGTCGACGGCCACAGCTCCTTTCCTCTGAGGCAGGACGGTGAAAAAGGCCTCCTGCCAGCTGTGCTTCTCCTGATAGGCCAAGATGATCTCAAACACTGCGAgaggaatgaaaacacacaaaacacacctgAGACGCAAAGCACGACTCGTCCAACATCCTGAACTAAGATTGGTCAGCTGCTTCACCAGTCCTTCATCTGTTCCAGCACTGCGTGTATGCCGTCTATACAATGGCCACAGACTGACTAATGCCAATGTATGATGCAAAAACTATGATGCTAAgattatacatacatataagaTTAAAGTTTACTTCAGGTTAAAATGAACACCATTACCCAATCACGACTAAAACTGGTCAGTGACAATTTGTACAGTGGCTAAAAATGACTCATACAAGTCTCATGTTTTGGTCGGATGTATGTACTCACCATGGTTGACTGCCAGAACCTTCCTACTGTTCATCTTGACAAAGCTGCTTAGAGGAAGCTGAGCGTGATCAATCCCCAGCTCTTTCGCCCTCTCAAAGGTTATCCCCTGCAAACGATGCCCAGACAGAAAACCAACCGGGTCAAATCATGAAGCGGTACATGATGAACCAGAGGGGAACATGCCTCCAAAAACTACTCCGCTTCACACGTTTCTAAAACGAGCGGCACTGAAGTCAGACCAACCTTGTGATGGTTGTGGTCCACCAGGCCTCCGATCACGTAGGCTTTTTTTTGGTCCAGTTCCTCCAGCACATTGGGAGAGTCGGACGTCAGGTACACCAGATCTTCCTTAGCCACAACTTTACTGTAGTGCTCAGTTTTAATGGTAATGTCCTGTACACAGATGCACAAGGAGACACTTAAACACACGATGCCAACAAATGTCTATCTAAAGACCTAACAGCCTGAAAGAAAAGCCAGACTGCACAGACGGGAAGAAATATGCTTAGTGGTAAGACTAAAATCAAGGTCATTTTTACCTTGGAGGCTAAAACTAATGATTATCTTCAATACCACATTGACACctacaattattattttcttaattaatcCTTTGGTCAGTAAAACATCATATAACATGGCCATCACAGTATCCTAGAGAACAGAGTGACAGTATTTCAGTGTTTTGCTTACGTTCAAAATTATTGCCGCCAACAGCtgctaaaaacaataaataaacatctgcTTACCTTCCAGTTTACCCATCCTTTGTCCTTTTCATCCATGCCCTGTTTCAGCTGTCCCCCCAGGCTCGTCAGATAAAACTGGAGAAGCGAGAGCTGTGGTTACAGGTCGGACAGGATTGTTTGTGCCCGCTCATTCGTTGGCCAGTCATCACTAACCTGCACTGGATGAACGGCTCGTCTGTTCTCAGCATAGCACCGCTGGATCTGTTTGTGAAGCTTCCGCACATCCTGAGAAGACAAGAACATTAGTGATCAGGGAGACTTGGTGCACTATTCCTTGACCCAGATGGAAAACGTCACAAGTAAAGATGTGAAGGAGTTAGGAAAAAGTCAAACGATGCAGAGAAAATCCAACTCCACTTAcactctgtttttttatttaaacaactttatttataagatcaaatatacagtatactgtaAGCTGACAGTTACAGAATAGTTTACACAGAATGACACATCCTAAGATAagattttcatttcatacaCAGGACAATTAACTGTCAGTTACTCACAGGAAGACAacaaaactgatttttattggggggaaaaaaaacaaaacagacagcTCAGATGATTGTGTGAGGATTTACATCAGTTCTAGATTGAGTCACGAGAATGAAACAGCCGTTGCTGCCGTAAAGAATTGTGGGAGGACACTTTCTCCCCTTCTTTCATTAAGGGTGGTCCAATGTTTCTAATGCTGCAGGAGATGAGTTAGGAAGCACTGAAGCTCCTATCCttatcatttagagaattcaaacagctATCATTATGGCGGGCGCTGCTTACCTTGAGCAGCATGAGGCTATCGAAGCTGCAGTCCACCACCAGCCTCAGAGAGCTGGGCGTCATCTCTCTGCGGGGACGCTTTCTGGCACTCTGGGCATCATCCCCgggttcctcctcctcacaattCTGCCTCTGTACGCGacgctgctgcttcctctcctttcGTCTCTGCCTGCAGCGGAAAACAAGCCAGCTACTGCGATGTGGACCAGGACATGGTATTACTCTGCAGACCCCCCACATTGTAGTAAAATGCTCAAAAACCCAAGTCGTTTAACAGTGATTAGTGGAAAAGGCCTCGAATCATTTTAAGTAACTAacttatttgaaatatttacctCATCTACATAGAGATGGGGTTGGATGACATGACAAAATTACGTCAAGATAATCATTTTCATATTAGTCGATATTGATAAACAATATAATATCTGTAATTAAGTTTGAAGACTGATTTTAGCTCCtaagtgaaggttgtggtttcaaaCTCATCTTTGAGCAGAGAATAACAAACACTGAATagaaaagttaaacattttacaattgTGAGGAAGATTATAACACAAGTATGAGTTATATATCCTCACTATGTTTAgacaatgcataagcaataaATTGATATATACTGAccttttgttatattgttattgatggaaaaaaacaagactgcAATTGTTATTGATTGATGTTGAGGTTccttaaagattcagtgtgtagaacttagtgacatctagtggtgaagttgcatgttgcagctgtatACCCCTCAcactccccttccaaacatgacagagaacccTTGGTagccttcagtcgtcataaaaactcaaaaggtgtttagtttgtccagtctgggctactgtaaaaaaaaataaaaatggcgGTCTCTGTGGAGAGGACcctctcctgatgtaaatataaagtaaaggccccattctagggtaaagaaaacaataattcctacaatttagatgattaccCACTAgtaaaacatcactaggattactTTATATCCACTTTTGGCCAATAAATCCCTTTTAcccaaatcttacacactggacctttaaaacgGTTTTATTTAGCCTTGTGCACACGTCCGgtttgatatatataaataaaagggGGGTGTTTAAGCGCAAGTaaacaatagaaataaaaccatTGTCATGTTTTGTCATGACACAATCTTGTTTACATGCCACTGCGAGCAAAGACGAGGTTAAACTGACACACAGTTGGACGGAGCTCGGCGCGGCTGTGAGGAGAACATGTGTTTTATTagcagagcagctgctgacacCTGTGTGGCCTCACTCACTTCCGCAGCTCCCGGTCCCCTTCCCACTTCTGCTGCTTCAGAAGCTTCTTCCTCTGCCGTTTGGACAGCGCCTGGTTCTCCGCCGCAGCGTCGTCGTCTCCATTCTCGCCGTGCTGCTGGGCTGAAGCCTCCCTCTTCTCGCCGTCATCGGCCATGAGCACCGAGCAGAGCTGAAAGCTGCCTGCCTCCCTGTGACGCCTTCCCGTCAgcgagctgctgctcctgctgttagcttgttagctgctgttagctgccCTTTGCACAGAGCCAAGCGGCTGCATTTAACGACGAGCCGCAGTTTCCCAACGCTTCACTGCAGAGACTGATCCGTGTAAAGCGTCTCCATCCCCCGCACAGCCAACTACACGAGTCCCCCCCCGACACACACCAG from Hippoglossus stenolepis isolate QCI-W04-F060 chromosome 23, HSTE1.2, whole genome shotgun sequence carries:
- the trmt10a gene encoding RNA (guanine-9-)-methyltransferase domain-containing protein 2, producing the protein MADDGEKREASAQQHGENGDDDAAAENQALSKRQRKKLLKQQKWEGDRELRKQRRKERKQQRRVQRQNCEEEEPGDDAQSARKRPRREMTPSSLRLVVDCSFDSLMLLKDVRKLHKQIQRCYAENRRAVHPVQFYLTSLGGQLKQGMDEKDKGWVNWKDITIKTEHYSKVVAKEDLVYLTSDSPNVLEELDQKKAYVIGGLVDHNHHKGITFERAKELGIDHAQLPLSSFVKMNSRKVLAVNHVFEIILAYQEKHSWQEAFFTVLPQRKGAVAVDKDGTTVQEKEEEDSGSEPDPDTTEQTEKRT